The Neomonachus schauinslandi chromosome 4, ASM220157v2, whole genome shotgun sequence genome includes a region encoding these proteins:
- the LOC123324571 gene encoding late cornified envelope protein 2A-like — protein sequence MSCQQNQQKCQLPAKCLPKCPPKWLPQVLQAPQAPQATAPCPAPCPAPCPPPAPSCCVPSCCITGFGGCCSLGCHGFPGVCIGQPPPSNCWERESSGCSSCCHGFGGCS from the coding sequence ATGTCCTGCCAGCAAAACCAGCAGAAGTGCCAGCTCCCAGCCAAGTGCCTCCCCAAGTGTCCACCCAAGTGGCTGCCTCAGGTCCTGCAGGCCCCACAGGCCCCACAGGCCACGGCTCCTtgcccagctccctgcccagctccctgccccccgccTGCCCCCTCCTGCTGTGTCCCCAGTTGCTGTATCACTGGCTTTGGAGGCTGCTGCTCTCTGGGGTGTCACGGGTTTCCAGGAGTCTGTATAGGCCAGCCCCCGCCTTCCAACTGCTGGGAGAGGGAGTCCTCTGGGTGTTCCAGTTGTTGCCATGGATTTGGGGGCTGCAGCTGA